The DNA window ACGGCGCGATGATCGCCTTCGCCGGCGCGCTGCGCCTGGAGGCCGGCCAGCGCAGCGATGCGCAGGTGCAGGTCACCCCGCGCTGGGACATGGCCACGCTGCCGTCGGTGGCGTGAAGTCGACCGCACTACACTGCAGGCTTTGAAGAAACGAGTTCCGCCATGCGCCTGGTTGTCAGTTGCCTGTTGATGCTCGCCGCCGCGACCACGACAGGGGCAACACCTGACCTGCACCAACGCGAAGTCGTGGCGAGGCTATATCACGACTTCGCCTGGGAAGCCGTGGTGGTCACGAACGAGACCGGGCTCGCCGAACAACCGAAAGACGTGCTGCTGCGCTACTTCACACCTGGCCTGGCAGGGCTGCTGGTCGAGGACGCACGTTGCAAAGCGCGCCGTCGTGAAATCTGTCGCCTCGATTTCACCCCGCTTTGGGCCTCGCAAGATCCCGCGGCGGAAGGACTCACGATCGTGCAGGCCAGCGGCGACACCGTCGGCGTCCAGTACGTGGTGCCTTCGACGCGCGAACATGTTTCCCTGGTCTTCCATGTGGTGAAGACCGCCGCCGGCTGGCGCGTCGGCGACATCACCTATCCCCAAGGTTCCTCGCTTGCCGGGCTGCTCTCGGCACCGATGGACTGAATCGCGAGATCCTGTTGACTCATGACCGACGACGACGCTTCCAACGCCCGCATCCAGCTTGAGCCTTCCTGGAAGGCGCGGGTCGGTGATTACCTGTTGCGGCCAGAGATGCAGGCGCTGTCGACGTTCCTGCGCCAGCGCAAGCAGGCCGGGGCGCGCGTGTTTCCACCGGGCCCGCAGATCTTCGCCGCTTTCGATGCCACGCCGTTCGATGCGGTCAAGGTGGTGATCCTGGGGCAAGACCCGTATCACGGCGCCGGCCAGGCGCACGGGCTGTGCTTTTCGGTGCAGCCGGGCACGCCGGTGCCGCCCTCGCTGCAGAACATCTACAAGGAACTGGCCAGCGATCTCGGCTTCACGCCGCCGGATCACGGCTGCCTGACGCCGTGGGCAGAGCATGGCGTACTGCTGCTCAACTCGGTGCTGACCGTCGAGGAGGGCCGGGCCGGCGCGCATCAGGGCAAGGGCTGGGAAGGCTTCACCGACCACGTGATCCAGGCGCTGGCGGCCGAGCGTGAGCACCTGGTCTTCCTGCTGTGGGGCAGCTACGCGCAGGCCAAGGGCAAGGTGATCGACCCGCGCACGCATCGCGTGCTCAAGGCGCCGCATCCCTCGCCGCTGTCGGCGCATCGCGGCTTCCTGGGCTGCCGGCACTTCTCCCAGGCCAACGAGTACCTGGCCCGCCACGGCCTGGGCGCGGTCGACTGGCGGCTGCCGCCGCGCGCCAGCCTGCCAGGCTGATCCGCGCGGGGGCTTACTTCTTCTTCTTGCTGGAAGCCTTCTTGGTCGACTTCTTCTTGGTGGTGCTGTGCGTGGCCGCCTTGCGCCGCTCCTGCGGCGGGGACACCGGCGGGGCGGGGATCGGCTCGGCCGACACGGTCTTGACCTCGGCCTGCAGGGCTTCGAGCTGCGGGATCATCTTCTGCTGGATGGCCACCATCAGCGTCTGCATCATCGCCGGGGTCTTGTCGAGCAGGTGCTGGCCGGCCTTGCTCTCGTAGAACTTGGTCATCGCCTTGACATCGTCGTCGTCGAAGGTTTCCCGGTAGACCTGCAGATACACCGGGCGCATCTGGTCCCAGGCCAGGGACTGGCGCACGATTTCCGAGGTGCGCGCCTGGATGCTGGCGATCTCCTGCTGCTGCTGCGGGGTGAGGGTCTTGCCTTCGGTGAGCTCGGCGAACTGCTGGCGCTGGATGGCCTCGACCTGTGGCTGGATGGCGGCCAGCATGCTTTGCGCGCGCGAAGCCGCCAGCAGGCGTTCGATCTCCTTGTCGGTCGGCTCGCGGGCCTGCGCCGCCGGCGCCAGGGCCGTCAACAGCAGGCACAGCAGCATCAGGACGGGGATGGATCGAC is part of the Pseudoxanthomonas sp. JBR18 genome and encodes:
- the ung gene encoding uracil-DNA glycosylase, coding for MTDDDASNARIQLEPSWKARVGDYLLRPEMQALSTFLRQRKQAGARVFPPGPQIFAAFDATPFDAVKVVILGQDPYHGAGQAHGLCFSVQPGTPVPPSLQNIYKELASDLGFTPPDHGCLTPWAEHGVLLLNSVLTVEEGRAGAHQGKGWEGFTDHVIQALAAEREHLVFLLWGSYAQAKGKVIDPRTHRVLKAPHPSPLSAHRGFLGCRHFSQANEYLARHGLGAVDWRLPPRASLPG
- a CDS encoding DUF2059 domain-containing protein, translated to MPRCRSIPVLMLLCLLLTALAPAAQAREPTDKEIERLLAASRAQSMLAAIQPQVEAIQRQQFAELTEGKTLTPQQQQEIASIQARTSEIVRQSLAWDQMRPVYLQVYRETFDDDDVKAMTKFYESKAGQHLLDKTPAMMQTLMVAIQQKMIPQLEALQAEVKTVSAEPIPAPPVSPPQERRKAATHSTTKKKSTKKASSKKKK